A region of Coccinella septempunctata chromosome 5, icCocSept1.1, whole genome shotgun sequence DNA encodes the following proteins:
- the LOC123312845 gene encoding partitioning defective 3 homolog isoform X2: MFDACQTINAGPKCSEVAEKLVQLFGWRHTYNVEKLQRNVRGRSTTRISITKPTSQKWCPAKVKSGPATWVSVHNLQTQGGGILDPDDKLCDVVDDREQILATFEDGDGPHHGGGDGASGSSVGTGSPDIFHDGDKYGSTYPQTDIEVTGEQIANGIPGSLQVRRGSEPALNQLPPGPPLPTADNTKRWSAAPLISEPPPSLGYNGHYIEDEDSTGFRRMQRDGSNRLSMQFFEDGAGFRWADAAERAKARAHTSTSLPREHKRKEPLGQANNSTSPVPSMDQSELIVIRNEPGPLGIHVVPDYDIYGKDRGLLVQGIEPGGRIDRDGRLAINDRIIEINGQNLLNMPFQRVQDMFKLSLTSSELRLKVVKDYTLNGIKKQLSCHRFAEDKDSSMVEFEQKHTPNTKVATVSPTKKLPTGSKNLKTLLTANTRKIGRKIEIELTKGPHGLGFSITTRDNPAGGNCPIYIKNIIPKHSQGAAVEDGRLKIGDRLLEVNGVEMTGKSQSEAVAVLRNAPPGSKVKIVVSRQEDVVDTENELPRIIESEAQKSTGEAVEVPSRSSDTPPTIPPLPQSHLQALQNRTPERGGTVAKIVSQFQDTSTAFNPPEKLDDSMIFPWKHREVLTFNIPVHDTEKAGLGISVKGKTSGNQDLGIFIKSVINGGAASRDKRLQTNDQLLNVNGISLLQQSNSDAMETLRKAMLHTEGPVPGNITLTIARRASSPPPVNRNYSVSSSSSNPNLLNSNEGSEIFQSSDSSDPSKNNSGASNGSTNTVIYNPYIHSRENSQSHNLNPIQNWNPVIDRLVGNNNKNSQLRNESYYKATHDTWSSSMLANNQSFDSHHSTTTVSLNGGEPILIEDEYGSRVLNQQSTRINVHMTNKMNLSNGSIPESRKDHEPDGKASLNSVTCDNRSTESSQTTIQSGTDATYASQLSLENPKGFSRDAFGRQSMSEKRHATLDAKSTDTYQRTKKLREQRTKEKDSNLVRVGSVESVMSVTRTSEHPEYADKLGQLGPSLGMKKSSSLESLQTMVQEIQMQEEGDPAYSYRGPSGALKVIRGRGCEESFRAAVDDRIVDPNHRSEKSPKKHWLLDPPTDSDKEIEGFNNVRGGPRQSSLNAALDNKHKSAKKKPSILKGIGSMFRFGKHRKVDFPNVDPHYHHSSEFDNSSIQNAEPSEDQSSSHSSGQQKQPEGHQGHPSERTHEQQDKSQQLQQQQQQQQQHMIRQQQGNVQANNREGQQGNIGQPLYQRHFVHRHAEQVQVIPENSVAPPVKYRNNGEVQRRSDRKLHEQRQAARHSYYPPDERENLYEHRQLRNEPTYGEYGRPGSRTAVTDSVPFTHYVNYNELQSHLSNRKEPLSDSQIVQMRLQVQQQRLKVEEESRKQHQYHSQRQTKADSQIRPMSNFYEYESVQSILSNRGRSNAPAQYAKQSSSGHHFQDMNSNSLPRNQQGQLPQTRGSQRGPFVTQVTIGEQNGTKV, encoded by the exons gGTCCAGCCACTTGGGTATCCGTCCACAATCTCCAAACCCAGGGTGGCGGCATCTTAGATCCGGACGACAAACTTTGCGACGTTGTTGACGACAGGGAGCAGATCCTAGCTACCTTCGAAGATGGCGACGGTCCTCATCACGGAGGTGGGGACGGAGCAAGCGGAAGTTCCGTTGGCACCGGAAGTCCTGACATATTTCAC GATGGCGACAAGTACGGCTCCACCTATCCCCAGACGGACATCGAAGTGACCGGCGAGCAAATCGCCAACGGAATACCTGGATCCTTGCAGGTGCGAAGGGGGAGTGAACCGGCCCTCAATCAGCTACCCCCTGGTCCACCTTTGCCGACCGCCGATAACACGAAGAGGTGGAGCGCGGCGCCTTTGATATCCGAACCACCGCCATCTCTCGGCTACAATGGCCACTACATCGAGGACGAGGACTCGACGGGATTCAGAAGAATGCAGAGGGACGGCAGCAACCGGCTATCCATGCAGTTCTTCGAGGATGGAGCAGG ATTTAGGTGGGCCGATGCAGCTGAGAGGGCTAAAGCTAGGGCTCATACAAGTACATCACTTCCAAGGGAACACAAACGAAAAGAACCTCTTGGACAAGCAAATAACAGCACGAGTCCTGTGCCATCAATGGACCAGAG cgAGCTTATCGTGATAAGAAATGAACCTGGTCCTCTGGGTATACATGTCGTACCGGATTATGATATTTATGGAAAGGATAGGGGTCTCCTTGTCCAGGGGATAGAGCCTGGGGGAAGAATTGACAGGGATGGTAGGCTGGCAATCAACGACAGGATTATAGAAATCAATGGGCAGAATTTACTCAATATGCcttttcaaag GGTTCAGGATATGTTCAAACTTTCCCTTACTTCGTCCGAACTCAGGCTGAAGGTTGTGAAGGATTATACCTTGAATGGgatcaagaagcagttgagctGTCACAGATTCGCAGAGGACAAAGATTCTTCCATGGTGGAATTCGAACAAAAAC ATACCCCGAACACCAAGGTAGCCACCGTCTCACCAACGAAGAAATTACCGACTGGTTCGAAAAATCTGAAAACTCTGCTCACGGCGAACACCAGAAAAATAGGAAGAAAGATCGAGATTGAATTAACGAAGGGTCCACATGGGCTAGGGTTCAGCATCACAACTAGGGACAATCCTGCTGGCGGGAACTGTCCTATTTACATCAAAAACATCATTCCTAAG CATTCACAGGGCGCTGCTGTAGAAGACGGCCGTTTGAAGATAGGAGACCGGTTATTGGAAGTCAACGGTGTGGAGATGACCGGAAAAAGTCAATCAGAGGCTGTTGCTGTCCTCAGGAACGCACCTCCAGGTAGCAAAGTCAAAATCGTGGTGTCCAGGCAAGAAGACGTTGTGGACACTGAAAATGAACTCCCAAGGATAATT GAGTCCGAAGCACAAAAATCGACCGGCGAGGCCGTAGAAGTACCAAGTAGAAGTAGCGACACACCTCCAACAATTCCTCCCTTACCTCAGAGCCACCTTCAAGCCCTACAAAATAGGACTCCTGAAAGGGGAGGGACTGTCGCCAAAATAGTGTCTCAATTTCAGGACACATCGACGGCGTTCAAT CCGCCTGAGAAGTTGGACGACTCCATGATTTTCCCTTGGAAACATCGTGAAGTTCTCACTTTCAACATCCCGGTTCACGACACGGAAAAAGCCGGCCTCGGTATCAGCGTCAAGGGGAAGACGAGCGGCAACCAGGACCTTGGGATTTTCATCAAGAGCGTCATCAACGGCGGCGCGGCGTCGAGAGACAAAAGACTGCAGACGAACGACCAACTGCTCAACGTGAACGGCATTTCGCTACTACAGCAATCGAACAGCGACGCCATGGAGACCCTTAGAAAAGCCATGTTGCATACTGAAGGTCCTGTCCCGGGGAATATCACGCTGACCATAGCGAGGAGGGCTTCATCCCCGCCTCCGGTCAATAGGAATTATTCCGTCAGCAGTTCCTCGAGCAATCCGAATCTCCTGAACTCCAATGAAG GATCTGAAATATTCCAATCGAGCGATAGCAGCGACCCCTCCAAAAACAATTCCGGGGCCAGTAACGGCTCCACCAACACTGTGATCTATAACCCATACATCCACAGCAGAGAGAATTCGCAAAGTCATAATTTGAACCCGATACAAAACTGGAATCCTGTGATAGACCGATTGGTCggaaataataataagaatagcCAGTTGAGGAACGAAAGCTACTATAAG GCCACTCATGATACTTGGAGCAGCAGTATGTTAGCTAACAATCAATCTTTCGATAGTCATCATTCTACCACCACCGTTAGCTTGAACGGGGGCGAGCCTATATTGATAGAGGATGAATATGGGTCGAGGGTGCTGAACCAACAAAGTACCAG AATAAATGTACATATGACGAACAAAATGAATCTCTCGAACGGAAGCATCCCGGAAAGCAGAAAGGACCACGAGCCCGACGGCAAGGCCAGTTTGAACAGCGTCACCTGCGACAACAGAAGTACCGAGTCATCACAGACCACCATACAGAGCGGCACCGACGCCACTTACGCCAGTCAGTTGTCCCTGGAGAATCCGAAAGGGTTCAGCAGGGACGCGTTCGGGAGGCAGAGTATGTCAGAGAAGAGGCATGCTACACTGGATGCCAAGAGTACGGATACGTACCAGAGAACGAAGAAGTTACGGGAGCAAAGGACCAAGGAGAAAGACT CTAATTTGGTACGTGTTGGGTCGGTGGAATCGGTCATGAGTGTTACACGAACTTCAGAACATCCAGAAT ATGCAGACAAGTTAGGTCAACTGGGACCCTCGTTGGGAATGAAGAAGTCGTCAAGTTTGGAGTCATTACAAACGATGGTCCaggag ATACAAATGCAGGAAGAGGGAGATCCAGCTTACAGCTATCGGGGTCCTTCTGGAGCGTTGAAGGTCATCAGGGGACGAGGATGTGAAGAGAGTTTCAGGGCTGCCGTTGATGATAGAATCGTCGACCCTAACCATCGTAGTGAAAAATCCCCTAAGAAACATTGGCTGTTGGATCCACCAACCGATAGCGACAAGGAAATTGAAGGCTTTAATAATGTAAGAGGAGGTCCCAGACAGTCCTCGCTGAATGCTGCTTTGGACAACAAACATAAATCGGCCAAGAAAAAGCCTAGTATACTCAAGGGGATAGGCTCGATGTTCAG GTTCGGGAAACACAGGAAGGTGGATTTTCCCAACGTGGACCCTCACTATCACCACAGCAGCGAATTCGACAATTCTTCCATCCAGAACGCGGAACCGTCCGAAGATCAGTCTTCTTCCCATTCTTCCGGTCAGCAGAAACAGCCCGAAGGTCATCAGGGCCACCCTTCGGAAAGGACGCATGAGCAACAGGACAAATCGCAACAGTTGCAGCAGCaacagcagcagcagcagcaacATATGATCAGACAGCAGCAGGGTAACGTCCAAGCCAATAATCGTGAGGGACAACAGGGTAACATTGGTCAACCTCTTTATCAGAGGCATTTCGTTCATCGTCACGCCGAACAAGTTCAG GTGATACCTGAGAACTCTGTGGCACCACCTGTGAAATATCGTAATAATGGGGAAGTACAAAGGAGATCCGATAGAAAATTACACGAGCAACGCCAAGCAGCAAGGCATTCTTATTATCCCCCAGATGAAAGGGAAAATCTATACGAACATAGACAGCTAAGGAATGAACCGACATATGGTGAATACGGTAGACCGGGCAGTCGAACCGCTGTGACTGATTCAGTGCCATTTACCCACTACGTTAACTATAACGAGCTGCAAAGCCACCTAAG CAATCGGAAAGAACCCTTGTCTGACAGTCAAATAGTTCAGATGCGTCTGCAAGTGCAGCAGCAAAGGTTAAAGGTGGAGGAAGAAAG TCGAAAACAACATCAGTATCATTCTCAACGTCAGACAAAGGCGGATTCCCAAATACGACCTATGTCTAATTTTTACGAGTATGAAAGTGTCCAATCTATATTGAGCAACCGCGGTCGGTCGAATGCCCCTGCCCAATATGCCAAGCAATCATCGTCGGGTCATCATTTCCAGGATATGAATTCCAATTCCCTGCCTAGGAACCAACAGGGGCAACTTCCCCAAACTCGCGGCAGTCAAAGAGGTCCTTTTGTGACGCAGGTCACTATCGGTGAACAGAACGGTACAAAAGTTTAG
- the LOC123312845 gene encoding partitioning defective 3 homolog isoform X5 yields the protein MFDACQTINAGPKCSEVAEKLVQLFGWRHTYNVEKLQRNVRGRSTTRISITKPTSQKWCPAKVKSGPATWVSVHNLQTQGGGILDPDDKLCDVVDDREQILATFEDGDGPHHGGGDGASGSSVGTGSPDIFHDGDKYGSTYPQTDIEVTGEQIANGIPGSLQVRRGSEPALNQLPPGPPLPTADNTKRWSAAPLISEPPPSLGYNGHYIEDEDSTGFRRMQRDGSNRLSMQFFEDGAGFRWADAAERAKARAHTSTSLPREHKRKEPLGQANNSTSPVPSMDQSELIVIRNEPGPLGIHVVPDYDIYGKDRGLLVQGIEPGGRIDRDGRLAINDRIIEINGQNLLNMPFQRVQDMFKLSLTSSELRLKVVKDYTLNGIKKQLSCHRFAEDKDSSMVEFEQKRKYTPNTKVATVSPTKKLPTGSKNLKTLLTANTRKIGRKIEIELTKGPHGLGFSITTRDNPAGGNCPIYIKNIIPKHSQGAAVEDGRLKIGDRLLEVNGVEMTGKSQSEAVAVLRNAPPGSKVKIVVSRQEDVVDTENELPRIIESEAQKSTGEAVEVPSRSSDTPPTIPPLPQSHLQALQNRTPERGGTVAKIVSQFQDTSTAFNPPEKLDDSMIFPWKHREVLTFNIPVHDTEKAGLGISVKGKTSGNQDLGIFIKSVINGGAASRDKRLQTNDQLLNVNGISLLQQSNSDAMETLRKAMLHTEGPVPGNITLTIARRASSPPPVNRNYSVSSSSSNPNLLNSNEGSEIFQSSDSSDPSKNNSGASNGSTNTVIYNPYIHSRENSQSHNLNPIQNWNPVIDRLVGNNNKNSQLRNESYYKATHDTWSSSMLANNQSFDSHHSTTTVSLNGGEPILIEDEYGSRVLNQQSTRINVHMTNKMNLSNGSIPESRKDHEPDGKASLNSVTCDNRSTESSQTTIQSGTDATYASQLSLENPKGFSRDAFGRQSMSEKRHATLDAKSTDTYQRTKKLREQRTKEKDYADKLGQLGPSLGMKKSSSLESLQTMVQEIQMQEEGDPAYSYRGPSGALKVIRGRGCEESFRAAVDDRIVDPNHRSEKSPKKHWLLDPPTDSDKEIEGFNNVRGGPRQSSLNAALDNKHKSAKKKPSILKGIGSMFRFGKHRKVDFPNVDPHYHHSSEFDNSSIQNAEPSEDQSSSHSSGQQKQPEGHQGHPSERTHEQQDKSQQLQQQQQQQQQHMIRQQQGNVQANNREGQQGNIGQPLYQRHFVHRHAEQVQVIPENSVAPPVKYRNNGEVQRRSDRKLHEQRQAARHSYYPPDERENLYEHRQLRNEPTYGEYGRPGSRTAVTDSVPFTHYVNYNELQSHLSNRKEPLSDSQIVQMRLQVQQQRLKVEEESRKQHQYHSQRQTKADSQIRPMSNFYEYESVQSILSNRGRSNAPAQYAKQSSSGHHFQDMNSNSLPRNQQGQLPQTRGSQRGPFVTQVTIGEQNGTKV from the exons gGTCCAGCCACTTGGGTATCCGTCCACAATCTCCAAACCCAGGGTGGCGGCATCTTAGATCCGGACGACAAACTTTGCGACGTTGTTGACGACAGGGAGCAGATCCTAGCTACCTTCGAAGATGGCGACGGTCCTCATCACGGAGGTGGGGACGGAGCAAGCGGAAGTTCCGTTGGCACCGGAAGTCCTGACATATTTCAC GATGGCGACAAGTACGGCTCCACCTATCCCCAGACGGACATCGAAGTGACCGGCGAGCAAATCGCCAACGGAATACCTGGATCCTTGCAGGTGCGAAGGGGGAGTGAACCGGCCCTCAATCAGCTACCCCCTGGTCCACCTTTGCCGACCGCCGATAACACGAAGAGGTGGAGCGCGGCGCCTTTGATATCCGAACCACCGCCATCTCTCGGCTACAATGGCCACTACATCGAGGACGAGGACTCGACGGGATTCAGAAGAATGCAGAGGGACGGCAGCAACCGGCTATCCATGCAGTTCTTCGAGGATGGAGCAGG ATTTAGGTGGGCCGATGCAGCTGAGAGGGCTAAAGCTAGGGCTCATACAAGTACATCACTTCCAAGGGAACACAAACGAAAAGAACCTCTTGGACAAGCAAATAACAGCACGAGTCCTGTGCCATCAATGGACCAGAG cgAGCTTATCGTGATAAGAAATGAACCTGGTCCTCTGGGTATACATGTCGTACCGGATTATGATATTTATGGAAAGGATAGGGGTCTCCTTGTCCAGGGGATAGAGCCTGGGGGAAGAATTGACAGGGATGGTAGGCTGGCAATCAACGACAGGATTATAGAAATCAATGGGCAGAATTTACTCAATATGCcttttcaaag GGTTCAGGATATGTTCAAACTTTCCCTTACTTCGTCCGAACTCAGGCTGAAGGTTGTGAAGGATTATACCTTGAATGGgatcaagaagcagttgagctGTCACAGATTCGCAGAGGACAAAGATTCTTCCATGGTGGAATTCGAACAAAAACGTAAAT ATACCCCGAACACCAAGGTAGCCACCGTCTCACCAACGAAGAAATTACCGACTGGTTCGAAAAATCTGAAAACTCTGCTCACGGCGAACACCAGAAAAATAGGAAGAAAGATCGAGATTGAATTAACGAAGGGTCCACATGGGCTAGGGTTCAGCATCACAACTAGGGACAATCCTGCTGGCGGGAACTGTCCTATTTACATCAAAAACATCATTCCTAAG CATTCACAGGGCGCTGCTGTAGAAGACGGCCGTTTGAAGATAGGAGACCGGTTATTGGAAGTCAACGGTGTGGAGATGACCGGAAAAAGTCAATCAGAGGCTGTTGCTGTCCTCAGGAACGCACCTCCAGGTAGCAAAGTCAAAATCGTGGTGTCCAGGCAAGAAGACGTTGTGGACACTGAAAATGAACTCCCAAGGATAATT GAGTCCGAAGCACAAAAATCGACCGGCGAGGCCGTAGAAGTACCAAGTAGAAGTAGCGACACACCTCCAACAATTCCTCCCTTACCTCAGAGCCACCTTCAAGCCCTACAAAATAGGACTCCTGAAAGGGGAGGGACTGTCGCCAAAATAGTGTCTCAATTTCAGGACACATCGACGGCGTTCAAT CCGCCTGAGAAGTTGGACGACTCCATGATTTTCCCTTGGAAACATCGTGAAGTTCTCACTTTCAACATCCCGGTTCACGACACGGAAAAAGCCGGCCTCGGTATCAGCGTCAAGGGGAAGACGAGCGGCAACCAGGACCTTGGGATTTTCATCAAGAGCGTCATCAACGGCGGCGCGGCGTCGAGAGACAAAAGACTGCAGACGAACGACCAACTGCTCAACGTGAACGGCATTTCGCTACTACAGCAATCGAACAGCGACGCCATGGAGACCCTTAGAAAAGCCATGTTGCATACTGAAGGTCCTGTCCCGGGGAATATCACGCTGACCATAGCGAGGAGGGCTTCATCCCCGCCTCCGGTCAATAGGAATTATTCCGTCAGCAGTTCCTCGAGCAATCCGAATCTCCTGAACTCCAATGAAG GATCTGAAATATTCCAATCGAGCGATAGCAGCGACCCCTCCAAAAACAATTCCGGGGCCAGTAACGGCTCCACCAACACTGTGATCTATAACCCATACATCCACAGCAGAGAGAATTCGCAAAGTCATAATTTGAACCCGATACAAAACTGGAATCCTGTGATAGACCGATTGGTCggaaataataataagaatagcCAGTTGAGGAACGAAAGCTACTATAAG GCCACTCATGATACTTGGAGCAGCAGTATGTTAGCTAACAATCAATCTTTCGATAGTCATCATTCTACCACCACCGTTAGCTTGAACGGGGGCGAGCCTATATTGATAGAGGATGAATATGGGTCGAGGGTGCTGAACCAACAAAGTACCAG AATAAATGTACATATGACGAACAAAATGAATCTCTCGAACGGAAGCATCCCGGAAAGCAGAAAGGACCACGAGCCCGACGGCAAGGCCAGTTTGAACAGCGTCACCTGCGACAACAGAAGTACCGAGTCATCACAGACCACCATACAGAGCGGCACCGACGCCACTTACGCCAGTCAGTTGTCCCTGGAGAATCCGAAAGGGTTCAGCAGGGACGCGTTCGGGAGGCAGAGTATGTCAGAGAAGAGGCATGCTACACTGGATGCCAAGAGTACGGATACGTACCAGAGAACGAAGAAGTTACGGGAGCAAAGGACCAAGGAGAAAGACT ATGCAGACAAGTTAGGTCAACTGGGACCCTCGTTGGGAATGAAGAAGTCGTCAAGTTTGGAGTCATTACAAACGATGGTCCaggag ATACAAATGCAGGAAGAGGGAGATCCAGCTTACAGCTATCGGGGTCCTTCTGGAGCGTTGAAGGTCATCAGGGGACGAGGATGTGAAGAGAGTTTCAGGGCTGCCGTTGATGATAGAATCGTCGACCCTAACCATCGTAGTGAAAAATCCCCTAAGAAACATTGGCTGTTGGATCCACCAACCGATAGCGACAAGGAAATTGAAGGCTTTAATAATGTAAGAGGAGGTCCCAGACAGTCCTCGCTGAATGCTGCTTTGGACAACAAACATAAATCGGCCAAGAAAAAGCCTAGTATACTCAAGGGGATAGGCTCGATGTTCAG GTTCGGGAAACACAGGAAGGTGGATTTTCCCAACGTGGACCCTCACTATCACCACAGCAGCGAATTCGACAATTCTTCCATCCAGAACGCGGAACCGTCCGAAGATCAGTCTTCTTCCCATTCTTCCGGTCAGCAGAAACAGCCCGAAGGTCATCAGGGCCACCCTTCGGAAAGGACGCATGAGCAACAGGACAAATCGCAACAGTTGCAGCAGCaacagcagcagcagcagcaacATATGATCAGACAGCAGCAGGGTAACGTCCAAGCCAATAATCGTGAGGGACAACAGGGTAACATTGGTCAACCTCTTTATCAGAGGCATTTCGTTCATCGTCACGCCGAACAAGTTCAG GTGATACCTGAGAACTCTGTGGCACCACCTGTGAAATATCGTAATAATGGGGAAGTACAAAGGAGATCCGATAGAAAATTACACGAGCAACGCCAAGCAGCAAGGCATTCTTATTATCCCCCAGATGAAAGGGAAAATCTATACGAACATAGACAGCTAAGGAATGAACCGACATATGGTGAATACGGTAGACCGGGCAGTCGAACCGCTGTGACTGATTCAGTGCCATTTACCCACTACGTTAACTATAACGAGCTGCAAAGCCACCTAAG CAATCGGAAAGAACCCTTGTCTGACAGTCAAATAGTTCAGATGCGTCTGCAAGTGCAGCAGCAAAGGTTAAAGGTGGAGGAAGAAAG TCGAAAACAACATCAGTATCATTCTCAACGTCAGACAAAGGCGGATTCCCAAATACGACCTATGTCTAATTTTTACGAGTATGAAAGTGTCCAATCTATATTGAGCAACCGCGGTCGGTCGAATGCCCCTGCCCAATATGCCAAGCAATCATCGTCGGGTCATCATTTCCAGGATATGAATTCCAATTCCCTGCCTAGGAACCAACAGGGGCAACTTCCCCAAACTCGCGGCAGTCAAAGAGGTCCTTTTGTGACGCAGGTCACTATCGGTGAACAGAACGGTACAAAAGTTTAG